The uncultured Campylobacter sp. genome includes a region encoding these proteins:
- the gap gene encoding type I glyceraldehyde-3-phosphate dehydrogenase, which translates to MAVKIAINGFGRIGRCAARIALSRDDVELVAINDTAKRELTRYLLQYDTVHGEFRKKVEILSDECIAVDGKKIRVYSTREPAELDFAGDGAEAVLECTGAFLTSEKCKPFIDNGIGVVVMSAPAKDDTPTFVIGVNEGAYAGQRVISNASCTTNGLAPIAKILDDELGIEKGLMTTIHAYTHGQSLVDVKAKDFRRSRAAALNIAPTTTGAAKAISKVLPQLSGKMHGQSVRVPVANVSMVDLTVLTRKQTSAEELNEIFRRYAAKEMKGILLVDDDSRVSSDFCTSEYSSIVASDCTQVIDGNLIKVMSWYDNEWGYSERLIDLALYAAKRRK; encoded by the coding sequence CGCGGCTAGAATTGCGCTAAGCAGGGACGATGTGGAGCTTGTGGCGATCAACGATACCGCTAAGCGCGAGCTTACGAGATACCTGCTTCAATACGACACCGTTCACGGCGAGTTTCGTAAAAAAGTAGAAATTCTAAGCGACGAATGCATAGCCGTAGACGGCAAAAAAATCCGCGTCTATTCCACCAGAGAGCCTGCGGAGCTTGATTTTGCCGGCGATGGTGCAGAAGCTGTGCTTGAATGTACTGGTGCATTTTTAACGAGCGAAAAATGCAAGCCGTTCATAGATAACGGTATCGGCGTAGTCGTAATGAGCGCGCCTGCCAAGGATGATACGCCTACTTTTGTAATCGGCGTTAATGAGGGCGCTTATGCAGGACAGCGCGTCATCTCAAATGCTAGCTGCACCACTAATGGCCTGGCTCCAATTGCAAAAATTCTAGACGATGAGCTTGGTATCGAAAAGGGTCTGATGACGACGATTCACGCCTATACACATGGACAGAGTCTAGTCGATGTAAAAGCCAAGGACTTTCGCCGTTCACGCGCCGCGGCTCTTAATATCGCTCCGACTACGACGGGTGCGGCAAAAGCGATTAGTAAGGTACTTCCGCAGCTAAGCGGTAAGATGCACGGACAATCGGTGCGCGTGCCGGTGGCTAACGTTTCGATGGTTGATCTAACGGTGCTAACGCGTAAACAGACGAGTGCTGAGGAGCTAAACGAAATTTTCCGCCGTTATGCCGCTAAAGAGATGAAAGGAATTTTGCTCGTAGACGACGATAGCCGTGTCAGCAGTGATTTTTGTACTTCAGAATACTCCAGCATCGTAGCTAGCGACTGCACGCAGGTAATTGACGGCAATCTGATAAAAGTGATGAGCTGGTATGACAACGAGTGGGGATATAGCGAGCGCCTCATCGATTTAGCCTTATATGCGGCAAAAAGAAGGAAATAA
- the galE gene encoding UDP-glucose 4-epimerase GalE, producing MKILITGGAGYIGSHVAKALLEANRHDVVILDNLCKGSMRAIEALRKIGEFEFVQESLENIPAIEKLFKREKFDAIIHFAAFIEVFESTQNPLKYYLNNTANAMNLIALANKYGVKDFIFSSTAATYGEPDIPQVSEETPQNPINPYGRSKLMVEWVLKDAAAANPNFKYGILRYFNVAGAASDGTIGQNYPNATHLIKVATQTIVGKRDKMSIFGDDYDTKDGTCIRDYIHVEDLASAHLAVLDYLQSNDSAVFNVGYGTGFSVKEVVNEAKKVSGVDFKVQIAPRRAGDPACLISNADKIRTKTSWQPEHESLDEIILSALNWEKKL from the coding sequence ATGAAAATTTTAATCACAGGCGGCGCGGGATACATCGGCAGCCACGTCGCAAAGGCGCTTTTAGAAGCGAACCGCCACGACGTCGTCATACTGGATAATCTTTGCAAGGGCTCGATGCGAGCGATCGAGGCGCTTCGCAAGATAGGCGAGTTTGAGTTCGTGCAGGAAAGCCTGGAAAACATCCCTGCAATCGAGAAGCTTTTTAAGCGCGAGAAGTTTGATGCGATCATTCACTTTGCGGCGTTTATCGAGGTTTTTGAAAGCACGCAAAATCCGCTAAAATACTATCTAAACAACACCGCCAACGCGATGAATTTGATCGCGCTTGCGAACAAATACGGCGTGAAAGACTTTATCTTTAGCTCCACGGCAGCGACCTACGGCGAGCCCGACATCCCGCAAGTAAGCGAGGAAACTCCGCAAAATCCGATCAATCCGTACGGCAGAAGCAAACTGATGGTCGAGTGGGTGCTAAAAGACGCGGCAGCGGCAAATCCAAATTTTAAATATGGAATTTTGCGCTACTTCAACGTTGCAGGTGCGGCAAGCGACGGCACGATCGGGCAAAACTACCCGAACGCGACGCATCTAATTAAGGTAGCGACTCAAACGATCGTCGGCAAACGCGATAAGATGAGCATTTTCGGCGATGATTACGACACCAAGGACGGTACCTGCATACGCGACTACATCCACGTAGAGGATCTCGCAAGCGCGCATCTGGCGGTGCTTGATTATCTGCAAAGTAACGACAGCGCGGTCTTTAACGTAGGCTACGGCACGGGCTTTAGCGTAAAAGAGGTCGTCAATGAAGCTAAAAAAGTAAGCGGCGTGGATTTTAAAGTGCAGATCGCTCCACGCAGAGCAGGGGACCCTGCCTGCCTCATATCAAACGCGGATAAAATTCGCACCAAAACTTCGTGGCAGCCTGAGCACGAGAGCCTGGATGAGATCATCCTAAGCGCGCTTAATTGGGAAAAGAAGCTCTAG
- a CDS encoding ribonuclease H-like domain-containing protein: MKKDYICVFDCETIPDVAALVRVLDEDAIADCFEPFDKKSFAKLIDAQLSQKIGGEKQSASLNFAVNSAEQNFKIENSEQNSAPQSFTQQDAALQSFASENSAENPTQGNFTSENSMSQNTAPKKSASLNLTYDDTAPQSSAAQGSAVENSAFRSPAPQNFAAESSTPQSSASQSSKSENHASNSAQDLALNALNFKIYGEQPIFNADKSKILNHKLLSLRAMEIFKEKTGSEFLPVCFHRVVSISAVMADGFGRFLRVSTLDGDNERDKIAKFLAFIEDFNPRLVSFNGRGFDLPMIMARAMCYDLSAAAYFETNDRDNNKSKWENYRSRYDGRFHLDLLDHISDFGAVRGLKLDHICASVGLPGKYDVHGDQVLQLYYGGEQAKIDEYCRSDVLNTYWLFLKYELLRGKITKDDYLNYIAVMGEFLQKECAGMSYTPVFCDFIERELAAYAK; the protein is encoded by the coding sequence ATGAAAAAGGATTATATCTGCGTATTCGACTGCGAGACGATCCCCGATGTAGCGGCGCTGGTGCGGGTGCTGGATGAGGACGCGATCGCGGACTGCTTTGAGCCTTTCGATAAAAAAAGCTTCGCAAAGCTTATTGACGCGCAGCTCTCGCAAAAGATCGGCGGCGAGAAGCAAAGCGCGTCTTTAAATTTTGCTGTAAATTCGGCGGAGCAGAATTTTAAAATAGAAAATTCCGAGCAAAATTCCGCGCCGCAAAGCTTTACGCAGCAAGACGCTGCGCTTCAAAGCTTCGCCAGTGAAAATTCCGCTGAAAATCCAACGCAGGGAAATTTTACGAGCGAAAATTCCATGTCGCAAAATACGGCGCCCAAAAAATCCGCATCGCTAAATTTAACCTACGACGATACCGCGCCTCAAAGCTCCGCAGCACAGGGCTCTGCGGTAGAAAATTCCGCGTTCCGAAGCCCTGCGCCTCAGAATTTTGCAGCGGAAAGCTCTACGCCTCAAAGCTCCGCATCCCAAAGCTCAAAGAGCGAAAATCATGCTTCAAATTCCGCGCAAGATCTCGCGTTAAACGCGCTAAATTTTAAAATTTACGGCGAGCAACCGATCTTTAATGCAGATAAAAGCAAAATTTTAAACCACAAATTGCTCTCGCTTAGGGCGATGGAGATTTTCAAAGAAAAAACCGGCAGCGAATTCTTGCCCGTCTGCTTCCACCGCGTCGTTAGCATTAGCGCCGTGATGGCGGACGGATTCGGCAGATTTTTGCGCGTCTCGACGCTTGATGGCGATAACGAGCGCGATAAAATCGCAAAATTCCTAGCTTTCATCGAGGATTTTAATCCGCGGCTCGTGAGCTTCAATGGGCGCGGGTTCGATCTGCCGATGATTATGGCGCGCGCGATGTGCTACGATCTAAGCGCCGCGGCGTATTTTGAGACGAACGATCGCGATAACAACAAGAGCAAGTGGGAGAACTACCGCAGTCGCTACGACGGGCGGTTTCATCTGGATCTGCTCGATCACATCAGCGATTTTGGCGCCGTGCGCGGGCTCAAGCTCGATCATATCTGCGCCAGCGTGGGCCTTCCTGGCAAATACGATGTGCACGGCGATCAGGTCCTGCAGCTGTATTACGGCGGCGAACAGGCCAAGATCGACGAGTACTGCAGATCCGACGTGCTCAACACCTACTGGCTGTTTTTGAAATACGAGCTTTTGCGCGGCAAGATCACCAAGGACGACTATCTAAATTACATCGCGGTGATGGGCGAATTTTTGCAAAAAGAGTGCGCGGGCATGAGCTATACGCCCGTTTTTTGCGACTTTATAGAAAGGGAGCTAGCGGCATATGCGAAGTGA
- a CDS encoding DNA ligase gives MRSEIFKILKGAVLGALFLACGAVADEAKFKPMLLKEYAPGMNITGWVISEKLDGVRAIWDGKNLRSRRGKIINAPEGWSAGFPPFFVDGELYTARGEFEQLVSIVSSSVPDERWSRVKFYAFDLPKEQKNLSAKMEILRNFIASSGAQNLLIVQQTPVSTHADVQAYFDRVIASGGEGVVLRDPNALYESGRSDKILKYKKTHDSDCKVVKINPGYGKNEGKMGSLSCVDLRSGAKFKVGTGFSDEMRANPPKVGTIITYQYQNLTREKKPRFPVFLRVRPAI, from the coding sequence ATGCGAAGTGAAATTTTTAAAATTTTAAAAGGCGCGGTTTTGGGTGCGCTATTTTTGGCCTGCGGCGCGGTTGCGGATGAGGCTAAATTTAAACCGATGCTGCTTAAAGAATACGCTCCTGGCATGAATATCACCGGCTGGGTCATCAGCGAGAAGCTAGACGGCGTGCGCGCGATCTGGGACGGCAAAAATCTGCGCTCCAGACGCGGCAAGATCATAAACGCCCCCGAGGGCTGGAGCGCGGGCTTTCCGCCGTTTTTCGTGGACGGCGAGCTATACACGGCGCGCGGAGAGTTTGAGCAGCTCGTATCGATCGTCTCTTCTAGCGTGCCCGATGAGCGCTGGAGCAGGGTGAAATTTTACGCGTTTGACCTGCCGAAGGAGCAAAAAAATTTAAGCGCGAAGATGGAAATTTTAAGAAATTTTATCGCCTCAAGCGGTGCGCAAAATTTACTCATCGTGCAGCAAACTCCGGTAAGCACGCACGCAGACGTGCAGGCGTATTTTGATCGCGTCATCGCCTCTGGCGGCGAAGGGGTCGTGCTGCGCGATCCAAACGCGCTTTATGAAAGCGGGCGCAGCGATAAAATTTTAAAATATAAAAAGACGCACGATAGCGATTGCAAGGTCGTAAAAATCAACCCGGGCTACGGCAAAAACGAGGGCAAGATGGGCTCGCTTAGCTGCGTGGATCTACGTAGCGGAGCGAAATTTAAAGTAGGTACGGGCTTTAGCGACGAGATGCGGGCAAATCCGCCTAAGGTGGGCACGATCATCACCTATCAATACCAAAATTTAACCCGCGAGAAAAAGCCGCGCTTCCCCGTATTTTTGCGCGTGCGACCAGCGATTTAA
- a CDS encoding phosphoglycerate kinase, with product MGEILSIKDLKFKEGARIFIRCDFNVPMDEFCNITDDRRIRSSIPTIKYCLDEGCAVILASHLGRPKNGYEERLSLKPVVKRLSRLLEREIKFVSDVAGEEAGAAVNSLKKGEVLLLDNLRFEKGESKNDEALAKRLASYAEFYINDAFGVCHRAHASVEAITKFYDEAHKAAGFLLLKEIKFAKDLIKDPARPFVAVTGGSKVSGKLQALKNLLPKVDKLIIGGGMAFTFLKAVGYDIGKSLLEEDLIEEAKNILRNARELGVKIYIPVDAVAAPQCSQDAVTKKVTVQEIPSDWMGLDIGPATVALFKEALDDAQTIWWNGPMGVFEIDKFARGSLHISHAIADSDATTVVGGGDTADVVERAGNADDMTFISTGGGASLELIEGKELPGVRVLTAKMELR from the coding sequence ATGGGCGAAATTCTTTCGATTAAAGATTTGAAATTTAAAGAGGGCGCGCGCATTTTTATTAGGTGTGATTTTAACGTGCCGATGGATGAGTTTTGCAATATTACGGACGATCGCCGCATTCGTTCGTCTATCCCTACGATTAAATATTGCTTAGACGAGGGCTGCGCAGTAATTTTAGCCAGTCACTTAGGGCGCCCAAAAAACGGATACGAAGAAAGACTTAGCCTAAAGCCTGTGGTAAAGAGGCTATCTAGGCTTTTGGAGCGCGAGATAAAATTTGTCTCTGATGTCGCGGGCGAGGAAGCTGGAGCTGCGGTAAATTCGCTTAAAAAGGGCGAAGTGCTTCTGCTGGATAATCTGCGCTTTGAAAAGGGCGAGAGCAAAAATGACGAAGCACTAGCTAAGAGGCTTGCAAGCTACGCGGAATTTTATATCAACGACGCTTTTGGCGTATGCCACCGCGCGCATGCTTCGGTAGAGGCGATTACGAAATTCTACGATGAGGCGCATAAGGCGGCGGGATTTTTATTGCTAAAAGAGATAAAATTCGCCAAAGACCTTATTAAAGATCCTGCGCGTCCTTTCGTAGCCGTAACGGGCGGCAGCAAAGTAAGCGGCAAGCTTCAGGCGCTTAAAAATTTACTTCCTAAAGTCGATAAGCTCATCATCGGAGGCGGCATGGCGTTTACGTTTTTAAAAGCCGTCGGATATGACATCGGTAAATCTTTGCTCGAAGAGGATCTAATCGAGGAAGCAAAAAATATTCTCCGCAATGCTCGCGAGCTTGGGGTTAAAATTTATATCCCCGTTGATGCCGTCGCAGCTCCGCAATGCTCGCAAGATGCCGTTACAAAAAAGGTTACCGTCCAAGAAATTCCAAGCGATTGGATGGGGCTAGATATCGGACCTGCAACCGTAGCGCTTTTTAAAGAGGCCCTAGACGATGCGCAAACGATCTGGTGGAACGGACCGATGGGGGTTTTTGAGATCGATAAATTCGCTCGCGGCAGCCTGCATATATCGCACGCGATCGCAGATAGCGACGCCACGACCGTAGTGGGCGGCGGCGATACTGCAGATGTCGTCGAACGCGCGGGCAACGCCGATGATATGACTTTTATTTCTACCGGAGGCGGCGCGAGCTTAGAACTCATCGAGGGCAAGGAGCTGCCGGGCGTGCGAGTGCTTACTGCTAAAATGGAGCTGCGATGA
- a CDS encoding triose-phosphate isomerase translates to MILAANLKCNHTRASFERYAKALDEGLAGLISREDEILVFPPASAFYAKAKNFTQGAQNFYPAAHGSFTGEIGGDMLAEFDVKTVLIGHSERRAILGENAELIREKFSFAAAQGWRIVFCVGEDEAAFAQDRSEGFVAAQLEGIDLKYPSLVLAYEPVWAIGTGRSAQREQIERMLNLLRVKSPAPLLYGGSVNAENIAKICAIKGCNGVLVGTASWDASSFLELIRVVSHRYTSLP, encoded by the coding sequence ATGATACTAGCGGCGAATCTTAAATGCAACCATACTCGCGCTAGTTTTGAGCGGTACGCTAAAGCTTTAGATGAAGGCTTGGCGGGCCTAATTTCGCGCGAGGATGAAATTTTAGTTTTTCCTCCCGCTAGCGCATTTTACGCGAAGGCGAAAAATTTTACTCAAGGCGCGCAAAATTTCTATCCTGCCGCGCACGGCAGCTTTACGGGCGAGATCGGCGGCGATATGCTGGCGGAATTTGACGTCAAAACCGTTCTTATCGGTCACAGCGAGCGGCGCGCCATTTTGGGCGAGAACGCGGAGCTGATAAGAGAGAAATTCAGTTTTGCCGCAGCGCAGGGCTGGCGCATCGTTTTTTGCGTCGGCGAGGATGAGGCGGCATTCGCGCAAGATCGCAGCGAGGGCTTCGTAGCGGCACAGCTTGAGGGTATCGATCTAAAATATCCGAGCTTAGTACTGGCCTACGAGCCCGTCTGGGCGATCGGCACGGGCAGAAGCGCGCAGCGCGAGCAGATCGAAAGAATGCTAAATTTGTTGCGCGTTAAAAGCCCCGCGCCGCTGCTTTACGGCGGCAGCGTGAATGCTGAAAATATCGCAAAAATTTGCGCGATAAAAGGTTGCAACGGGGTGTTAGTGGGTACGGCGAGCTGGGACGCCTCTAGCTTTTTGGAACTTATACGCGTCGTCTCGCATCGCTATACTTCGTTGCCTTAA
- the fabI gene encoding enoyl-ACP reductase FabI: MILKGKKGLIVGVANAKSIAYGIAEACHEQGAQMAFTYLNDALKKRVEPIAEELGSKFVYELDVNNPAHLDGLADRIKADLGEIDFVVHAVAYAPKEALEGEFVNTSKEAFDIAMGTSVYSLLSLTRAVLPVLKEGGSVLTLTYLGGPKFVPHYNVMGVAKAALESSVRYLAHDLGARGIRVNAISAGPIKTLAASGIGDFRMILRYNEINAPLKRNVTTQDVGKSAMYLLSDLASGVTGEVHYVDCGYNIMGMGDVATDADGKTILAWDAAKAE, encoded by the coding sequence ATGATTTTAAAAGGCAAAAAGGGCCTCATCGTCGGCGTCGCTAACGCCAAATCCATCGCTTACGGCATCGCCGAAGCTTGTCACGAACAGGGTGCGCAGATGGCGTTTACCTACCTAAACGACGCGCTGAAAAAACGCGTAGAACCGATCGCGGAGGAGCTTGGGAGCAAATTTGTCTATGAGCTTGACGTAAATAACCCCGCTCACCTTGACGGTCTTGCGGATCGTATCAAAGCAGATCTGGGCGAGATAGATTTCGTCGTGCACGCGGTAGCTTACGCACCAAAAGAGGCGCTAGAGGGCGAGTTCGTAAACACGAGCAAAGAAGCCTTTGATATCGCGATGGGCACGAGCGTGTATTCGCTACTAAGCCTCACGCGCGCGGTGCTGCCGGTGCTAAAAGAGGGCGGCTCGGTGCTCACGCTAACCTACCTCGGAGGGCCGAAATTCGTGCCTCACTACAACGTTATGGGCGTCGCAAAAGCGGCGCTTGAAAGCTCAGTGCGCTATCTCGCTCACGATCTTGGCGCGCGCGGCATCCGCGTAAATGCGATCTCCGCAGGCCCTATCAAAACGCTTGCCGCAAGCGGAATCGGCGATTTTAGGATGATTTTACGCTACAACGAGATCAACGCGCCGCTAAAACGCAACGTCACGACGCAAGACGTCGGCAAGAGCGCGATGTATCTGCTTAGCGACCTTGCTAGCGGCGTGACCGGCGAGGTGCACTACGTCGATTGCGGCTACAACATCATGGGCATGGGTGACGTGGCTACCGACGCCGATGGTAAGACGATCCTCGCATGGGACGCGGCCAAGGCCGAGTAA